The following nucleotide sequence is from Pagrus major chromosome 13, Pma_NU_1.0.
aaagaaaGAACTATCAGCCTTAACTCAACATAAATTGAACTAAATGATCACAAACCCTTGAGAGACTGGTTAAAGTACTTACATAATCTACATTTTAGAACGTGATTACAGTTAGTAATCAGTTATTATCGATAAGCCTACCGATTATAttctataaaaaatatttggtctataaaatgtctgaaaatagtATAATTCCCATCACAAGTTCCAGTCCAAGGTCTGCAAATGGCTTGTTTTGTctaacaaacagtctgaaattcAAATAtaatcagtttactgtcagaagAGTGGAACAAACTGAACAAATTCACAGttgagaagctggaagcagaCGATTTCTGAAGTGTCTCCtttagaaaatgacaaaaatgtattgcCAAAATGGTTACAGATTAAGTCTCTGGTGATGAAGTAATTCAGTAACTGACAAATGGTTACATCTCTGCGGTGAATGATGCCACACTAAACAATGTTTCCCAACTTTCCCAACTTCTCTCAAGCTGCCTTTAAGAAAACCACGGAAACATTTGGAGGAATAGACATCCTGTGCAACAATGCTGGCGTCTTGAATGAGGGTCAGTGGGAGCAAACTGTCTCCATAAACTTGGTAAGaagtagaaaaacaacaaactgcatCTGGTTGGGATTAAGCCAATTACTTGTGCTTGACTGCAACACTCCCACAAGGGAAATTACACAGCATTCAAGGTTCAAGGCGAATTAATTGATCATTTATGACACCAGGGCTGCGAAAATGAAACTGTGATTGAGTCCCTTTATGCAACATCacggaaaaacaaacacaaaacaatttggcctgaggagtgaagctgctgtctggtggtacagcagaggatacttctgtatcttttgtcagatggcaacAGGGTGAacactgtggctggggtgggtgtcaTCTTCTTGTATCCTTTGGACTTCACCGCTATCACTGATGCTTCAATGATGGTTGTTGGGCGGTTTTAACCAcccgctgcagagccttcctgtcttGGGCCGTGCACATACTAAGATGTgatgttttctattttcatgAAATACTGTTTGCACGACCGCTAACAGAAACAatttgcatttctttcttttcagcagTGTTCAACTAGGTACGCAGAGAGCGGCCAGTAAGTATTCgttgacagaaaacaagatATCTGATGTCAACTATTTCATGTTGTAGATGGGTGTTATCAGGGGGACTTACCTGGCTTTTGAGCACATGAACAAGTTGAAAGGAGGTCGGGGAGGGGTCATCGTCAACACAGCATCCATGGCAGGTAAAGACTAATTGAAATGCTCTGTGACTGTAACTGTGCTTTTCATTTAGTCACCcgtcgctataacttccagggaagcatcagatgatacgtcagaTAATAATGAAGGAACCTGACGCCACTTgtgtaaaactttaaaacattatccCGGCCATGAACATATCTGccggagaaaacaaaaacaaggaggttgtgttttgaTAACTCAAATTAACCCTCATATTAACTGATATAACTCACGTCCTACAGGTTTCGGTCCTCTACCGAGCTGTCCCGTCTACACAGCCACCAAGCACGGAGTGGTCGGCTTCACTCGAGCCATGGCGGTAAGAAAGGTTTCCTTACGATGAAGTACAAGAAGATCAAGCAAACATCTGTGTAGAAGAATGTGCAGCGGAAAAATAGAAACAaggtgttaaaggagacatttccTTCAGTTTGCTATGTATagtaggttcttgtgcatgtaaaatatttaaattatgaaCCTGGAACCCTCTGAGCAGCTGAAGCTTGACGGTACGTCTTCTTAATATTTTACCAGGCTAACTCGACCCTCTCTGGCTACGGCATACGAGTGAACGCCCTTTGTCCGGGTTTTGTCAAAACTGATCTCTTCACTGAAATTCCAGCTCGACTGGCACGACACTCCCACCTGGTTGATGCAACCCAACAACTGTTAGACAAGCTGGGGACGATAACGTGAGTCTTtgcctcacaaacacaaacaaagtacATGTATAGTCATTGGAGTCACTTCCCCCCTTTTTGTTTCCAGTGTGTCTGAGGTAGCAGAGAACATCCTCGAGCTGGTGACAGACGAGACGAAGAACGGAGAGGCCCTCCTGGTGATGCCgactggaaaaaaatacatgactTTCCCTTCATTGAGTTAATCGATCTGTGTACAACAGACAGGGAGCTTCAACTAAAACATCTTCCTGAGTAGCCAGTACAGTGTGTGGAAGGTCTAAGCTGTCGGCTTTCTGCACTCTCCACTTATGTTCATTTACTTTGCTAGTGGTTTGCTTTAGTAGTTTAACTATCGCTAAATTATATCAATCGCTTCTGCCAGAattaatgttggcaatgtacgttgTGGGAAACCAAAGGTATGTTGAAACTTCTTCAGTTTTcgatgttatgttgtgttacgctgtgcttatggtcgGGTTTCGGTTAACGCCTCGTTTCCTTTCTATAAGTTCTGTTTTATGTACAGAATTAGACACATAGGGCCTATTTAAATGATGTATGGCGCCTGGTCTACGGTGCATAGCACTCGTACGTTAAGGGTGTGTCCAGCTGTCCAACAGCAAAGTCAAGGTTGTAGTTAGgctctgaattagtcatgggtgtgttttgggtgtaACATCAATTAAACCGATCGGAGCGTCATTCCCTGTAAGAGCCAGGTGCGCCAGGACCTGGAGCGTTGATATTACACGGCGGCACTTGATGGTCCTCGGCCcgctggaccctctgccccgccaTTATCCGTCCCACTGCATAtgaaaaatacactgatattcAACTGAGGAGCGCTGCTGTGCGTCAGTTCAGTCAGTATTCATGTGAATTAATGTTGTGCTTTCTTCTACACAACAAAAGGACACACAAAGTCCAAAATCATGCAGTCAAACAGTTTGGCGAAGCTTAAAGTTTCCTCTGTCAAGTTTCTGACGACAGCTATTAGTGTTTTGCATACACCATTACTGCATACGTGGAAATGTTAACACACCCGGGGGCGCACAGTACTTTTGCTATATACACAACAACGTGGGCGCTGGgcttgaaaatgacaactgtgtcgGCCTGAAATTAAACTTAAcgtatccatggtttgcagaagtgTACCATGTCAACATTTAACAGACTGAATCAAAGCCTGTCTGAGctgaattaaaacatgaaatattccTGTCACCTGAATCAAAATCCAGTAAATCCTGAATGTAGTTTTGTATAATAATCATTGGGATGTCACTATGTAATAGTAACACTTTTccccaaaaaacattcatatgattgtgaatcagtagtaataataaagtgtttgttgggttaaaaaatgatttgttgtttatctctgtgtaagaactCTCTCGGCTATTCTATCAAACAATTTATCACAAAACGAAAGCAATAAATGAATGTACTGCAATAATAGTCAGCTCTAGCTGAAGCACCTTGGGCGTTGTACTGATCATTGTGAACAAAGCGGTTGTCGCATTTCAGGTTTTGTAGTCGTTCCTTGTTTGTACAGTGGTGATCATCCCCGCCTGTCACGGTCGATTATAATCGATACATCTGAATAATATTCACGCAGTATACAAAGTACATTTATGCTTTCTGGCATAAAGCACTGGCTGTCAGACGACAGGACATTTCCGGTTTTAGTATGCACTTGAACGCCACATGCATacagtttccgtagtgtagtggttatcacgttcgcctaacacgcgaaaggtccccggttcgagACCGGGCGGAAACAATCTTTATTTTCCCAAACACGGCAGAGTAATACTCATACAGCGTCTACACATAGCTACAGACCGAGTAAACTGCTTTTTACTGGAATTATTTAAAAGCGGAATTTCCGATGCGTACCTGAAAGCGCCCCTCACCTGTGTGTGGAGGCGCTGCAGCCTCTCAAACTTCACGACCACCGACCTCTTCACCCACCCAGGTGTTTATCCCCGCTCAGGTAACACGTTAGACATGCACCTCTACGGACATGAAGagtaatatttaataaaaaggcacattaatgtacaaaatgtacGAGTGTACCTGTGTGCAGCCCACCGACTGTATCTGACTGACATCTGGTGGTGAAGGCTGTGTACTGCATCACATTGCATGAACTTTTAGCTGTTTATGACACAAAGTGACCCACTGAACCctgatttttctgttatttcccCCATTTTTAGGAGCTTTAAAGTGGAAAAAGGCACCTAGTATGACAGCATCACATCTACCTGTTATATTGTgtatcttcttttttaaaaggatCTCATATTTCAGTACTTTAATCTCTGCAGACTTACATATTCATATGCTTTTGTGCAGCGTATATAAAGTGTCagagatatttgttttttgagaAATGTTGGTGGTTTTTCAAAAGCATTtggctgctttgttttgttcaaaaagAAGCTTGATGATGTTCTCTATAATAGCAGTAACTTCTCTTTGTTAGGAGGAAGATAAAAAGActatttaaattacatttaactgAGCTTTCTGCATGTTTCTGTCACAATGTGTGCAGTGCTGTACCACTAGAAGTTGATATCCAGTATCCATGGAGATTTGTAGtctatttacttattttttaaaagatttaaattatattattgcTTATTTTACACCGTGTTGCATTCAGGGAAACAGCATAACTTAGGGACTAAATGTTTAATATtgaatttttgatttttttttttatttgagaacTTCAAATACAAACAATTTATAAAAGTTTAAGAATCCAGTCCCTCGTCATCTACATCTCATTTTTCCAGGGGGAATAGGAACATGAACGCCCCACAGggtttccgtagtgtagtggttatcacgttcgcctaacacgcgaaaggtccccggttcgagACCGGGCGGAAAcattgctttcttttttttttctctttcaaaataaaatgaaaaaaagaaaactggttTCTTGTGAGATCATCCAACCTAATAGATGAAAGCGGAATTCAATGCGTACCTGAACGCAGCCTTCAGAAGGTGCAGCCTCTCATGAGGAGCTGTGGTGTCCGAAATACAAttattttggacttttttttactgGATATAAGAAGTTTTAGACTACTTGAGTTTGGAGATATAAAAAAGCTGAActatcattatattattattgtctTTAAGATGATTAGAGTACGGTTTAGAAGGGtacattcatttataatttaaatttttgagtcgtcgtgttttattctgaaaggtcCGTACTGTACAGAGCGGAGGGCGTTTTCATCAAAACAGAAACTTAAAACGACATTTTCTCTGATTGGACGCTGATACCTGCGAGCACTCGGGCCAATGAGCGAACAGCAGGGGGGCTATATAAAGGTGGAGTCCGCCGATGTTTGACATTATTCGTTCAACGAAACCccagaaacaaaaagagcaaacaTGTCTGGACGCGGCGGTAAAGGCGCAAAGGTCAGAGCCAAGGCGAAGACTCGCTCCTCCCGGGCCGGACTCCAGTTCCCGGTGGGTCGTGTCCACAGGCTCCTGAGGAAGGGCAACTACGCCGAGCGGGTCGGTGCCGGCGCCCCCGTCTACCTGGCGGCCGTGCTGGAGTACCTGACCGCCGAGATCCTCGAGCTGGCCGGAAACGCCGCCCGCGACAACAAGAAGACCAGGATCATCCCCCGCCACCTGCAGCTGGCCGTCCGCAACGACGAGGAGCTCAACAAGCTGCTCGGCAAGGTGACCATCGCTCAGGGAGGCGTGCTGCCCAACATCCAGGCCGTCCTGCTGCCCAAGAAGACCGAGAAGCCCTCCAAGAAGTGAAGACCTGAACCCGGCTTCAACCAACACAACGGCTCTTTTAAGAGCCCCCCACCCGAAACTAAAGACGACATTTCCTTTATATTAGTGTGAGATGGTGTTTAGTTTAATTGTAACGCAGTGACATTCAACTAAAATCTTAATTAAACGATATATAGTGTCTTACAGATGTGTTTCAAACAACGTCGGAGGTCCACTCCTTTTTTATTAAACGTTCATCCAGGTGCCTTTTTCTATCACAAGTGAACTTAAATGTGTCCCCGAGGTTACAGACGCCATTATACATCGTATTTCCCGGCACTTTTATCCTCTAACGTCCCTAAACATCACACTTTACTCCGCAAACACCCACTTCCTGCTTCACATGAGTGCCACCATCAATTGTGTCCCCCTCAGCGCTGGAGTAacgccccttccggtttccctcacagcacctttttttattcaataacTAAACAGTTTAGAGGTCTGCTAATTAAAAGGAGTGCATTTTAAATATGTAGTCTAATTGTTTTTGCTTTCGAGCCAGTTTTtatgaatgtaatattttgctataataataaatgaatcatgTACATTTCATCTGGGGAGAAGTGAGTAAAGTATTTGTCAGTGACATTTCTGAAAGGTATTTGTAAATCAAGCCAAAAGGCAGTAGTATGGAAACAATCTGTAAAAACATCACAGtcacaaaaagataaaaataaattatttgtctcACTTTATTCACTACCAAACAAagttttttctgaaataaggtcaaCAGGAAGAGGCCTCCAGCCTTGGCTCTCTGTTTACTGCCCACTTGGACActcacacagttttgttttgtttgtttttttgcaatatTCCTGTACATTATTCTGTTGTTTGTAGCATTTATTGCCAGTTATTACAGATTACAATATTATCTATGCTGAAGTTAAAGTGTAAGTAGGCTACAAAGCAAATCTCTTTGCATGTCTTGCTGGTAGTGTTCAtataatttatattattattttattaataagaAAATACACTAATACACACTTCTCAGAGTTAGTTATTGGGTTATTTTTGCTTGTCAcctgattttttattttgtgttttgtgaatactTCTGGTCACaaatgcataaacacacacatgcacccatatccctaactaattaTGAGTAATGTAGatttaatgcacttttttctaCAATCTATTCTTATCTCTATatattctgtagttttgttttgtttgtattctgGAAGGAGAATAATAAAACCAGAGGGAACTTCAgtatttgatattttcattgatGTTTTAAACCAGTATTGTTGTGGTTGTTTCGGACATGTTACTCTCATAGTGTCGGTGTgtggctcttaaaagagccgTTGTGTTGTTGAACAGGTGCGGGGTGAGTCTAAGCTCTCTCTCCGCGGATGCGGCGGGCCAGCTGGATGTCTTTGGGCATGATGGTGACCCTCTTGGCGTGGATGGCGCACAGGTTGGTGTCCTCGAACAGGCCGACCAGGTAAGCCTCGCTGGACTCCTGCAGCGCCATGACGGCGGAGCTCTGGAAGCGCAGGTCGGTCTTGAAGTCCTGAGCGATCTCCCGGACCAGGCGCTGGAAGGGCAGCTTGCGGATGAGCAGCTCGGTGGACTTCTGGTAGCGACGGATCTCTCTGAGGGCCACGGTACCGGGCCTGTAGCGATGGGGCTTCTTGACTCCGCCGGTGGCCGGGGCGCTCTTGCGGGCAGCCTTGGTGGCCAGCTGCTTCCTGGGAGCTTTTCCTCCGGTGGACTTACGGGCGGTCTGCTTGGTTCTCGCCATCTTAGCTCAGCTGTCTTCTCTGTGTCACAGATCAGGACTCGATGCTGACTGACGGCCAACAGCGGCTTTATAAAGACACCGCTGGAGTGACGTCAGCACAGAGCGACTCCCGCGCTGCAGCTGATCAACTATTGGAGGGAAACATTCAAACTAACCAATCAGACACAGCGACTGTTACAAGGACCCATCTGACAGGAAATGATTAACTGACActtttttacaaggaaagaaaaatcttaatgttttgtacttaatgccgaatttacaagaaggcgcCAATTATATGAAATGTGCCATAGCAGTTTCACAAAGTtggttaagtttctcctcacgaTGCGACAACTCTTAAAATTACTCGATTTGTAAGGGACACTGGGATAATGACGTTACTAGTGACTTCACTTTATTACGTGCCCTATATCCATGACTTCTGATACCCGCTTTGTTCAGCaggataatcttcacagataaacaccactggtgtgatttttgaagcgtaaattaaatctctagcagtaaaaagcacAAGGAGAAGAATGAACTTGCTGTTGCACATTGTTGCCTCAGTGTGTAAAGAACAAAATGCAAAGCTCCTTGATATTTATGTGCCACCATCCAGATCTTCAACCCGCATCACCGAGCCAAAATGGGGCGAAAATTAGCGTGCCCACCCCAGTGTGATGTTTAAATTTGAAGGACTGTTTTGTACTTTGTTCCTTGCTGGACTGATATTATGTGTAACCTTCGTCCTCACAGTAGTAGGCCATACCATCATGGTGAATATTAGATATCCTACTATGCTGTGCCACCAGGGTGcatgttgtatttttgatgCATCGCACGAACAATGCATTCATAGTGTTTCACTTTTTGTGCAGATGACATCCTGCCTCGCCTCCATCCTGCTATCAATAACCTTAGGGTCCAGTTACAAATATGTGAAATCAAGCAAATGACCATCACCTGCCGGTGAGGCACACAAAAATCAGTTTGATGGTTTACAGTCAATTTGAGGGGGGGTCAAACACACATCTTTATGTTTTTGGTCGTGTCATTGACTTCACTGGTTGAAGTTCACCAATGTTGAAGTCAGCAAAGCAGAGACACCACTGTGTTTAGCCACCGGatgcaaatgtttattttgtccattCGCTTGTCTAGAATTGAACTTGCCACtgatgtttatgtgtatgtgtgaccgTATCCTGAAAGCTGGTTTATAGATACATAACCTCTGAAATTACGGTTacataccgccattccgacataccgccattccgacataccgcAATTCCGACATACCGCAATTCCGACATACCGCAATTCCGACATACCGCAATtccgacataccgccattccgacataccgccattccgacattgtACTATTCAGACATACCACTATTCCGACATGCTGATGTCCCGCCATTCCGACaaggctaaccctaacccgtaacccttttaaaagatttgtcggCATGGCAACACgtttaaacaagaaaaaaataccacCATTCCGACCTTAGGAGGCAAAAATTGTCGGAACGATGGgatgtttaattaaaggtttaagtgttgccattccgacaattagggcctaatgtcggaatggcggtcgCCTCCTGAAATTACACCCCCAGAACACTGATTGACGGTGGGCTTTATGTGACCTACATCAACTCCTCTTGCAAAATGTATCACAACTGTTCAAATGACGACATTCAAAAGGtattttcactttcagctgCTGAACATGTAGGAAGGACCGTCGAGTCTGGCCCCGCCCACCAAACCGAACACGCGTCTTCCTTTACGTCCGCAGACAGGCTGTAAATTCAGAGTGTCTGCAGCGCGCAGGCAGTTGACTTTGTTGAAGACTAAGCTGACAACATGAGCGGAAGAGGAAAGGGAGGCAAAGGACTCGGTAAAGGAGGCGCCAAGCGGCACCGTAAAGTCCTCCGCGACAACATCCAGGGCATCACCAAGCCCGCCATCCGCCGTCTGGCTCGCCGCGGCGGAGT
It contains:
- the LOC141006605 gene encoding histone H3; this translates as MARTKQTARKSTGGKAPRKQLATKAARKSAPATGGVKKPHRYRPGTVALREIRRYQKSTELLIRKLPFQRLVREIAQDFKTDLRFQSSAVMALQESSEAYLVGLFEDTNLCAIHAKRVTIMPKDIQLARRIRGERA
- the LOC141007675 gene encoding 15-hydroxyprostaglandin dehydrogenase [NAD(+)] is translated as MALSGKTAVVTGAVMGIGRAITEVLLQNGAKVALLDVNESAGKTVMEALEKQYGREKTLFCKGDVQSEEQLKAAFKKTTETFGGIDILCNNAGVLNEGQWEQTVSINLMGVIRGTYLAFEHMNKLKGGRGGVIVNTASMAGFGPLPSCPVYTATKHGVVGFTRAMAANSTLSGYGIRVNALCPGFVKTDLFTEIPARLARHSHLVDATQQLLDKLGTITVSEVAENILELVTDETKNGEALLVMPTGKKYMTFPSLS
- the LOC141006607 gene encoding histone H2A.J-like; the protein is MSGRGGKGAKVRAKAKTRSSRAGLQFPVGRVHRLLRKGNYAERVGAGAPVYLAAVLEYLTAEILELAGNAARDNKKTRIIPRHLQLAVRNDEELNKLLGKVTIAQGGVLPNIQAVLLPKKTEKPSKK